In the Arachis ipaensis cultivar K30076 chromosome B10, Araip1.1, whole genome shotgun sequence genome, one interval contains:
- the LOC107621781 gene encoding probable LRR receptor-like serine/threonine-protein kinase At3g47570, with protein sequence MTTMLLLLCFLLVHISGIACNFATDKEALLSFKSKVIDPQNTLSTWTTDSHHCEWYGVKCSNIGRRVKSLNLRGLSLSGKLPSQLSKLTYLHSLDLSANSFHGQIPPDISYLSLLNILFLSSNNLSGSIPPQLGQLKRLHSLDLSVNNLTGEIPSTLCNLSSLKYLAIARNHLSGEIPTQIGNLGNLSQLQLSENDLSGQLPSSLFHISQLTYLSVTCNNLSGKLPASLGFSLPNIKNLSLATNRFEGPIPHSISNSSQLEYLDLSNNFFHGNLPFFNNFENLVYLTLGNNSLSSTTSLNSQFFDSLTNSTKLQVLILYHNNLAGELPSSIQNLSTKLYWFCVADNFLTGKIPQGWKEFQHLEFLSFESNHFSGELPSEIGSLSNLVELSIDDNVLSGEIPDIFGNLTSLSTISMAYNQFTGRIHQSIGQCKSLNFLYIGMNKLGGTIPKEIFDLPGLVHLSVGGNSLHGSISSGVSTMKQLEIFDVSNNHFSGSIPSEIGECSTLKILEMGRNNFSGLIPTLGSLASLETLDLSSNNLGGIIPESLEKLQDLNTLNLSFNHLEGQVPMKGVFMNLSQVDLRANDMLCSIDMEIARKLGILLCHVGKKKRHILLPIILAVIGATILLISMLSLLWIVIFKRRRSRESNVNSTSALVMGLPQSMSYNEIRIATENFAAENLIGKGAFGSVYKGEFTLDSGETTTFAVKVLDMQQSKACKSFNAECEALKNARHRNLVKVITSCSSLDSKGEDFKALVMQFMANGNLDMWLHPNDDESGSSLTLLQRLNIAIDVASAMDYLHHDCDPPIVHCDMKPMNVLLDDDMVAHVGDFGLARLLSENATHKESGTLGLKGSIGYIAPEYGEGGKVSTSGDVYSFGILVLEMFIGKRPTDEMFKEGLCLNKFASAMDDHENKVIMKVGDGRFLTNESSEYSTQSYSIEVDNHSVHHWRRKAEECVDAVIRVGLSCTAQQPKDRCTMRDTSIKLQAIRKSMFAL encoded by the exons ATGACAACAATGTTGTTGCTCCTTTGTTTCCTACTCGTTCATATTAGTGGCATTGCATGCAACTTTGCCACAGACAAAGAAGCCCTTCTTTCATTCAAATCCAAAGTCATTGACCCCCAAAACACACTCTCAACTTGGACGACAGACTCCCACCATTGCGAATGGTACGGTGTGAAGTGCTCCAATATTGGAAGAAGGGTCAAATCTCTGAATCTAAGAGGACTGAGCCTCTCTGGAAAACTACCCTCTCAACTCTCGAAACTCACTTACCTTCACTCACTTGACCTCTCTGCCAACTCATTCCATGGCCAAATTCCACCAGACATTTCTTACCTTTCCCTTCTCAATATCCTTTTCTTATCTTCCAACAATCTCAGCGGCTCAATTCCACCGCAGTTGGGACAACTCAAACGTTTACATAGCTTGGATTTGTCTGTGAATAATCTCACGGGTGAAATCCCTTCAACGTTGTGCAATCTCTCATCTCTTAAGTATCTTGCCATTGCAAGGAATCACTTGTCAGGTGAAATTCCAACTCAAATAGGCAACCTTGGCAATCTTTCGCAGCTTCAGCTATCGGAAAATGATCTCAGCGGCCAACTTCCCTCTTCACTCTTCCACATCTCTCAGTTAACATACTTGTCTGTCACATGCAACAATCTCTCAGGAAAGTTGCCAGCTTCTTTAGGATTTTCACTTCCAAATATAAAGAATCTCTCCCTTGCAACAAATAGGTTTGAAGGGCCGATTCCTCATTCCATATCCAATTCTTCACAACTTGAGTACCTTGATCTTTCTAACAACTTCTTTCATGGGAACTTGCCTTTCTTCAACAACTTTGAAAATCTTGTATACCTTACTCTTGGAAACAATTCTCTCTCTTCCACCACTTCCTTGAATTCTCAGTTCTTTGATTCCCTCACAAACTCAACTAAGCTTCAAGTTCTCATACTCTATCACAACAATTTGGCTGGAGAACTTCCAAGTTCTATTCAGAATCTGTCTACCAAACTATATTGGTTCTGTGTAGCTGATAATTTTCTCACTGGTAAGATTCCTCAAGGATGGAAGGAATTTCAACATCTTGAGTTTTTATCTTTTGAATCCAACCATTTCTCTGGTGAGTTGCCATCAGAGATCGGATCTCTAAGTAATCTGGTGGAACTTTCAATAGATGATAATGTATTGTCAGGGGAAATACCAGATATTTTTGGGAATCTCACTTCTCTGTCTACTATTTCAATGGCATACAACCAATTCACAGGTAGAATTCACCAAAGTATAGGACAATGCAAGTCACTAAACTTTCTTTATATTGGAATGAATAAGCTTGGTGGAACTATACCAAAGGAGATTTTCGACCTTCCTGGCTTAGTACACTTATCCGTTGGAGGAAACTCATTGCATGGATCAATTTCATCTGGCGTGAGTACCATGAAACAGCTTGAGATATTTGATGTTTCCAACAACCATTTTTCAGGTTCCATTCCTTCTGAAATAGGAGAATGTTCTACCTTGAAGATACTTGAGATGGGGAGAAACAATTTCAGTGGCTTAATCCCAACTCTAGGGAGTTTAGCATCCTTGGAGACTTTGGATCTTTCTTCAAACAACCTCGGTGGCATTATTCCTGAAAGTTTGGAGAAGCTGCAGGATCTAAATACATTAAATTTGTCTTTCAACCATTTGGAAGGACAAGTTCCCATGAAAGGTGTTTTCATGAACCTTAGCCAGGTTGATCTCCGTGCAAATGACATGCTTTGTAGCATTGACATGGAAATTGCAAGGAAGTTGGGGATACTTTTATGCCATGTGGGCAAAAAGAAGAGACATATTTTACTCCCTATCATTCTTGCAGTTATAGGTGCTACTATTCTTCTCATTTCAATGCTTTCTCTGTTGTGGATAGTAATATTCAAAAGGAGGAGAAGTAGAGAGAGTAATGTCAATTCAACATCTGCTCTAGTGATGGGATTACCTCAAAGTATGTCATACAATGAGATACGGATTGCCACAGAGAATTTCGCAGCTGAAAATTTGATCGGAAAAGGAGCATTTGGATCTGTTTACAAGGGCGAGTTCACCCTAGACAGCGGTGAAACCACCACCTTTGCTGTTAAAGTGTTGGACATGCAACAAAGCAAGGCTTGTAAGAGTTTCAATGCAGAATGTGAAGCTTTGAAGAATGCAAGGCACCGGAACCTAGTGAAGGTTATTACTTCTTGTTCCAGTCTTGATTCTAAGGGAGAGGATTTCAAGGCACTTGTTATGCAGTTTATGGCAAATGGAAACTTGGACATGTGGTTACACCCAAACGATGATGAGTCAGGATCATCTCTAACTTTGTTGCAAAGATTGAACATTGCCATTGATGTTGCTTCAGCTATGGACTATTTACACCATGATTGTGACCCACCAATAGTTCACTGTGATATGAAGCCAATGAATGTTCTTCTAGATGACGACATGGTTGCACATGTTGGAGACTTTGGATTGGCAAGGCTTCTTTCTGAAAATGCAACACACAAAGAAAGTGGCACACTTGGACTTAAGGGATCAATAGGCTACATTGCACCAG AATACGGGGAAGGAGGGAAGGTTTCAACAAGTGGAGATGTGTATAGCTTCGGGATCTTAGTGCTGGAGATGTTCATAGGAAAAAGGCCAACTGATGAAATGTTCAAAGAAGGGTTATGCCTAAACAAATTTGCCTCAGCAATGGATGATCATGAGAATAAAGTAATAATGAAGGTTGGTGATGGAAGGTTTCTTACAAATGAGAGTAGTGAATATTCAACACAAAGCTATAGCATTGAGGTTGATAACCATAGTGTGCATCATTGGAGGCGCAAAGCAGAAGAATGTGTAGATGCAGTGATAAGAGTAGGGTTGTCATGTACAGCTCAACAACCTAAAGATCGTTGCACCATGAGAGACACCTCAATTAAGTTGCAAGCAATTAGAAAGTCTATGTTTGCCTTGTGA